A window of Leeia aquatica genomic DNA:
ATCGCGTAATTCACCCCGACGCCCAGCACCAGCATCAAGCCCATCAGACTGAACAGGGTAAACGGCTGCCCGGTCAAACCATACGCTGACAAGGAGACCGCCAGGGCCACCAGATTGGGCAGCATGATGGCACAGGCATTTCGCAGCCGATAGCGTACCAGCAAGACCAGCAACACCATGCCCATGGCACCTGGCAGCCAGTAATAGCCTAATTGTCGATACTGCTGAAACATGCGGGATACACTTCTGGCCTTGTTGACCACCGTCACTCCGGGCAGGCCGCGTGCCACGGCATCCAGGTCCAGTCGTCCATCGTCACCTTGCAGGATCAGGATCAAGCCCTTTTGCCCTCCCGGCAAAGGCATCACCTGGTGGCGGTATACCCCGGCAAGTGGCTGCTGCATCCAGTGATCCAGCGTCAGTACCGGCCATGTACTGCGGGACTGCCAGCGGTTCATGGCCTCGTCTGGAAAACCTAGTGCCTGCATGACGGGCAGCACTGCTGATGCCGGTAAGCGCTGGCGTAACAAGGCCTGGTCTCCACGCTGCTGTGCCACCGGCGGCACGAGGTCCGATACGGCGGTGAACCCGGACACCCCCTGCCCAAGGTGCTCGCGCAGGCGGCTGACCAACACGGCTTCACGCTGCAAGGCCTGCTCGGCATCCGCACCTTCGGTCAAAAAGAAACGACTGGCTTCACTGATGCCTACCAGCTGTCGAACCTGCCGCTCCTCCGCAACCAGCTGCGCAGGATGGGATACCAGCAGGTGGATATCATCATTGCCTTGCAAGCGAAGCCAGCCCGGCAGACAGGCCAGCAGCAAAGCGCCTACCAACAGGACGCCTCGCCCCAGCGTCATCCTGGCCAGCCACCAATGCAACACGGCCGCAGGCCAGCGCACCCGCCGCAATCCATCATGCTGACCAGGCTTTTGCACCCATCGTGGCAACAGCAGTGCGACCGATAACCAGGCGGCAACCAAGCCGGCAAACGCAAACAGGGCAATCTGGCTGATGGCCGGGAATGGCGTCAAGGTGAGCGCCCCATACCCCAGCAGGCTGGTACACAGGGCGACCAATAATCCAGGTAACACGCGGCGCATGCCTTGGCGTGCCTCCCAGCGTGATCCGGCCTCCAGATGCGCAGCAAAATACTGAATGGCGTAATCAATGGCCTCGCCAATCAGGCTGACACCAAACACCAGGGTGATGAGGTGAATTTTGCCGTAAACCAGCAAGACGGCCGCACAGCTGAATACCATGCCAATCCCAACCGTCAGCATGCCCAGCAGCAAAGGCTTGATCGAGCGGAACAGCAACCACAGCAACAGCAGAACCCCAAGCAGTGAACCACCTCCGATCAGGTCCACCTCATGACTGGCCTGCTCCCGAGCACTGCTGGCATAAAA
This region includes:
- a CDS encoding MMPL family transporter; translated protein: MRRWLPWWWLALAGLCGAWVLSAFLRGGVLETDLLRLLPATEQNSHAEQAVNALYGQLGNRILLLAGAKDAAQAHAAAHQLASVLRHSPAFRRVVLEVPTFNAQQLLDTYLPYAPGLLTAIDRQQLQQATPDVQHQLLRRLGAPFQDGIPTPPSLDPFGYLQRWLGQLPLAQTRLQQEQGVLVARQSGQTYVLLVLEPQGAAFDAATQRAVITGLQQAEREVKAQHPGVQLLRTGALFYASSAREQASHEVDLIGGGSLLGVLLLLWLLFRSIKPLLLGMLTVGIGMVFSCAAVLLVYGKIHLITLVFGVSLIGEAIDYAIQYFAAHLEAGSRWEARQGMRRVLPGLLVALCTSLLGYGALTLTPFPAISQIALFAFAGLVAAWLSVALLLPRWVQKPGQHDGLRRVRWPAAVLHWWLARMTLGRGVLLVGALLLACLPGWLRLQGNDDIHLLVSHPAQLVAEERQVRQLVGISEASRFFLTEGADAEQALQREAVLVSRLREHLGQGVSGFTAVSDLVPPVAQQRGDQALLRQRLPASAVLPVMQALGFPDEAMNRWQSRSTWPVLTLDHWMQQPLAGVYRHQVMPLPGGQKGLILILQGDDGRLDLDAVARGLPGVTVVNKARSVSRMFQQYRQLGYYWLPGAMGMVLLVLLVRYRLRNACAIMLPNLVALAVSLSAYGLTGQPFTLFSLMGLMLVLGVGVNYAIFLLEAGVRNPVPFAGVLLSAATTVLSFGLLSLSSMPALNQFGTVLLFGIICSVLLAPLSLTFGRARCAGA